A portion of the Sulfurospirillum diekertiae genome contains these proteins:
- the mltG gene encoding endolytic transglycosylase MltG yields the protein MVDKNFDLHDKVDKYLLYIIGKPQSGWVSINPSPLTRGDFLYKLSHAKAPLKVVTYIPGETKELLFVQIALAFDLSYEKLMQEYALATPYVEGFLVPDTYYIPVGINEKHLVHFLLANAKKYHKDVFEKIFGEFNEAKWQKFLIIASIIQKEAANAEEMPLVSSVIYNRLKKDMKLQMDGTLNYGQYSHTKITPQRIREDTSPYNTYMYKGLPPNPVCSVSKEAIFAAIFPKQTNYLYFVKNKNNGTHTFSQTYETHLENIKN from the coding sequence ATGGTCGATAAAAATTTTGACCTACATGATAAAGTGGATAAATATCTTCTGTATATTATTGGTAAACCACAATCAGGGTGGGTGAGTATCAATCCTAGTCCTCTTACTCGGGGTGATTTTCTGTACAAGCTTTCTCATGCTAAAGCGCCGTTAAAGGTTGTTACATACATTCCCGGTGAGACTAAGGAGCTTTTATTTGTCCAAATTGCCCTTGCATTTGATCTCTCCTACGAAAAATTAATGCAAGAATATGCCCTTGCAACTCCTTATGTTGAAGGATTCCTTGTACCGGATACGTACTATATTCCTGTAGGTATTAATGAAAAACATCTGGTGCATTTTTTACTTGCCAATGCTAAAAAGTACCATAAAGATGTTTTCGAAAAGATCTTTGGTGAGTTTAATGAAGCAAAATGGCAAAAGTTTCTTATTATTGCTTCCATTATTCAAAAAGAGGCAGCCAATGCTGAAGAGATGCCTTTGGTATCATCGGTTATCTACAATCGTCTTAAAAAAGATATGAAGCTTCAAATGGATGGTACGCTAAACTATGGGCAATATTCTCATACAAAGATAACACCACAGCGTATTCGTGAAGATACTTCGCCGTATAATACTTATATGTATAAAGGTTTGCCACCTAATCCTGTGTGCAGTGTGAGTAAGGAGGCGATTTTCGCCGCTATTTTTCCAAAGCAGACGAATTATCTCTATTTTGTGAAAAATAAAAATAATGGTACACACACATTTTCACAGACTTATGAGACACATTTGGAAAATATAAAAAATTAA
- a CDS encoding NADP-dependent isocitrate dehydrogenase: MVQQTSKIIYTKVDEAPALATYSLLPIIQAFTASSNIEIEIRDISLAGRILANFPENLTAAQKVNDDLTYLGKLANQPEANIIKLPNISASLPQLQAAIKELQEKGYNVPNYPENPSSEAEKEIKARYAKVLGSAVNPVLREGNSDRRAPLCVKEYARKNPHRMGKWTSDSASHVSYMTEGDFYGNEKSVTVPEAMTVRIELLGKDGKTTVLKEKLALLKDEIIDGTYMSNKKLSAFFEAQMDEAKKSGILLSLHLKATMMKVSDPIMFGYAVKAFFKDVFEKYATLFKEIGVNANNGLGDLYTKIATLPEAQKAAIEADIMNTYTKRPKLAMVNSEKGITNLHVPSDVIIDASMPACIRESGKMWGEDGALHDTKALIPDRCYARIYEETMNFCKKNGALDPKTMGSVPNVGLMAQKAEEYGSHDKTFQCEADGVVRIVDTANGNVLMEHSVEKGDIYRACQAKDAPIRDWVKLAINRSRLSKTPAIFWLDPVRAHDREMIKKVEKYLKEYDLKDLDIKIMTPEEAINVSLARIVKGLDTIAVTGNVLRDYLTDLFPILEVGTSAKMLSIVPLMSGGGLFETGAGGSAPKHVQQFIEEDHLRWDSLGEFMALTASLEHLDNVVGNKKASILAKTLDAATGKFLDNNKSPSSKVGELDNRGSHFYLAMYWAEALAAQNDDKELAAQFKPLAETLKANEQKIIHELNAVQGKPVDMGGYYIPNFEKTSQAMRPSATLNKALGELKA, encoded by the coding sequence ATGGTTCAACAAACAAGTAAAATCATCTATACGAAAGTCGATGAGGCTCCCGCTCTTGCGACGTACTCTTTATTGCCGATTATTCAGGCATTTACTGCAAGTTCTAACATTGAGATCGAAATCCGAGATATCTCATTGGCCGGTCGTATTTTGGCAAATTTTCCTGAAAACCTAACGGCAGCGCAAAAGGTTAATGACGATTTAACGTATTTAGGCAAGCTTGCTAATCAGCCAGAAGCCAATATTATTAAACTTCCAAATATTAGTGCCTCTTTACCACAACTTCAAGCAGCCATTAAAGAGCTTCAAGAGAAAGGTTATAATGTTCCTAATTACCCAGAAAATCCTTCCAGTGAAGCTGAAAAAGAGATCAAAGCACGTTATGCCAAAGTTCTTGGAAGTGCAGTAAATCCTGTCCTTCGTGAAGGAAACTCAGACAGACGTGCTCCATTATGTGTCAAAGAGTATGCCCGTAAAAATCCACATCGTATGGGAAAATGGACCAGTGACTCTGCTTCTCATGTTTCGTATATGACTGAGGGTGACTTTTACGGCAATGAAAAGTCAGTGACGGTACCAGAAGCAATGACTGTGCGCATTGAGCTTTTAGGAAAAGATGGCAAAACAACTGTCTTAAAAGAAAAACTTGCTCTTTTAAAAGATGAAATTATTGATGGAACGTATATGAGCAACAAAAAGCTCTCAGCATTTTTTGAAGCACAGATGGACGAAGCTAAAAAAAGTGGCATCCTTCTCTCGTTACATCTTAAAGCTACCATGATGAAAGTCAGTGATCCGATTATGTTTGGCTATGCAGTGAAAGCGTTTTTTAAAGATGTTTTTGAAAAATATGCCACACTTTTCAAAGAGATTGGTGTCAATGCCAACAATGGTCTAGGTGATCTCTATACCAAAATTGCTACGCTTCCAGAAGCTCAAAAAGCGGCGATTGAAGCAGATATTATGAATACCTATACCAAACGTCCTAAACTTGCAATGGTTAATTCTGAGAAAGGCATTACCAATTTACATGTACCAAGCGATGTGATCATTGATGCATCTATGCCAGCATGTATTCGCGAGTCTGGCAAAATGTGGGGCGAAGATGGAGCTTTACACGATACCAAAGCACTCATTCCTGATCGCTGCTATGCACGCATATATGAAGAAACCATGAATTTTTGCAAGAAAAATGGTGCACTTGACCCTAAAACAATGGGTTCAGTCCCTAATGTTGGCTTAATGGCACAAAAAGCAGAAGAGTATGGCTCTCACGATAAAACGTTTCAATGCGAAGCTGATGGTGTTGTCCGTATTGTAGATACCGCTAATGGAAATGTGTTGATGGAACACAGTGTTGAAAAAGGTGATATTTACCGTGCATGCCAAGCAAAAGATGCACCGATTCGTGATTGGGTAAAACTGGCTATCAATCGTTCGCGACTCAGTAAAACACCCGCTATTTTCTGGCTCGATCCCGTTCGTGCACATGATAGAGAAATGATTAAAAAAGTTGAAAAATACCTCAAAGAATACGATCTTAAAGATCTTGACATTAAAATTATGACACCAGAAGAGGCAATTAATGTTTCCCTTGCACGTATTGTAAAAGGGTTAGACACAATTGCAGTGACAGGTAACGTTTTACGCGATTATCTCACCGATCTTTTCCCTATCTTAGAAGTAGGAACATCGGCTAAAATGCTCTCTATTGTTCCTCTCATGAGTGGCGGTGGCTTATTTGAAACGGGTGCTGGTGGTTCGGCTCCTAAACACGTGCAACAATTTATCGAAGAAGATCATTTGCGTTGGGATTCACTCGGTGAATTTATGGCATTAACCGCTTCACTTGAACACCTTGATAACGTTGTTGGCAATAAAAAAGCTTCTATTTTGGCAAAAACACTCGATGCTGCCACTGGTAAGTTTTTAGATAACAACAAATCACCATCGTCAAAAGTAGGTGAGTTAGACAATCGTGGTAGCCATTTTTATTTAGCAATGTATTGGGCAGAAGCGTTGGCTGCGCAAAATGATGATAAAGAGCTTGCAGCGCAGTTTAAACCACTCGCTGAGACACTCAAAGCCAATGAACAAAAAATTATTCATGAGCTCAATGCTGTCCAAGGCAAGCCTGTTGATATGGGTGGATACTATATCCCGAATTTTGAAAAAACGAGCCAAGCGATGCGTCCTAGTGCTACGTTAAATAAAGCTTTGGGTGAGCTCAAAGCGTAA
- the mdh gene encoding malate dehydrogenase has product MSQGKKVSIIGAGNVGATICYWLAMRKSCREIVMIDLVEGVAIGKALDISQATSPEGSHTLISASSDYQHISNSDIVVITAGSPRKPGMSRDDLLMINAKITKGIIEQVKIYSPDAIVITVSNPLDAITYVAIKAGNYPRGRVIGMAGILDSSRMETFISRKLGFGYGQVTASVMGGHGDDMVPLPRYSSVNGVALTDLLSDLEIDEIIDKTRHGGAEIVGYMGTSAYYAPANSTVKMIEAILSDSRAVFPCAVLLDGEYGYHDTVNGVPVVLGSNGVEEIVELPLNLNEQHQFAKSVNSVNVLLETLRKNEFFPVK; this is encoded by the coding sequence TTGTCACAAGGAAAAAAAGTCTCTATTATCGGAGCAGGAAATGTTGGAGCAACGATTTGCTATTGGCTCGCGATGCGTAAAAGTTGTCGCGAAATTGTGATGATAGACCTTGTTGAGGGTGTTGCCATTGGTAAGGCCCTTGATATTTCTCAAGCGACGAGTCCTGAGGGTAGCCATACACTGATTAGTGCCTCAAGCGATTATCAGCATATTTCAAACAGTGATATTGTGGTTATTACTGCAGGCAGTCCAAGAAAGCCTGGTATGAGCAGAGATGATTTGTTAATGATTAACGCGAAAATTACCAAAGGTATCATTGAACAAGTAAAAATTTATTCGCCAGATGCCATTGTCATCACCGTTTCTAATCCATTAGATGCCATTACCTATGTTGCTATTAAAGCAGGTAACTATCCACGTGGGCGTGTTATCGGTATGGCAGGTATTTTAGACAGTTCTCGGATGGAAACATTTATTTCACGAAAACTTGGATTTGGTTACGGACAAGTAACGGCAAGTGTTATGGGTGGACATGGCGATGATATGGTTCCACTACCCCGTTACTCTTCTGTCAACGGTGTAGCGCTTACGGATTTACTCAGTGATCTTGAAATTGATGAGATTATTGATAAAACACGTCATGGTGGAGCAGAAATTGTGGGTTATATGGGAACATCAGCTTATTATGCCCCCGCTAACTCAACTGTCAAGATGATTGAAGCTATTTTGAGTGATTCACGTGCTGTTTTCCCTTGTGCTGTCTTACTGGATGGTGAGTATGGCTACCATGATACCGTTAACGGCGTACCCGTTGTTTTGGGCTCAAATGGTGTCGAAGAAATTGTAGAATTACCACTCAATTTAAATGAACAACATCAATTTGCAAAAAGTGTGAATTCTGTTAATGTTTTATTAGAAACATTACGTAAAAATGAGTTTTTCCCCGTCAAATAG
- the sucD gene encoding succinate--CoA ligase subunit alpha — protein sequence MSILIDKNTKVIVQGFTGKEGSFHAEQCLAYGTKIVGGVTPGKGGTEHLGQPVFNTVREAVLATGATVSMVFVPPAFVGDAVLEAADAGIELSVIITEGSPVRDMQRAKAYAVKKGMKTIGPNCPGIITAEECKIGIMPGSIFKKGNIGLISKSGTLTYEGANQVCNEGFGITTAVGIGGDPIIGLSYLQLLPLFEADPETEAIVMIGEIGGDLEIQAAKFIKEHIKKPVVAFIAGQTAPKGKRMGHAGAIVSGSAGTAAEKMDALTKAGVHVVKSPAEIGKKIAEVLKK from the coding sequence ATGAGCATATTGATTGATAAAAATACAAAAGTAATTGTTCAAGGTTTTACGGGTAAAGAGGGTAGCTTTCATGCTGAACAGTGTTTGGCGTATGGTACGAAAATCGTTGGCGGTGTAACACCGGGCAAAGGTGGCACAGAACATTTGGGTCAACCTGTCTTTAATACAGTACGTGAAGCTGTTTTGGCAACTGGTGCAACTGTTAGTATGGTATTCGTTCCACCTGCCTTTGTTGGGGACGCAGTTTTAGAAGCGGCCGATGCAGGTATTGAACTCTCTGTCATTATTACAGAAGGCTCACCTGTTCGTGATATGCAAAGAGCCAAAGCGTATGCCGTTAAAAAAGGGATGAAAACCATTGGACCAAACTGTCCAGGGATTATCACGGCGGAAGAGTGTAAAATCGGCATTATGCCAGGTTCTATTTTCAAAAAAGGAAATATTGGCTTGATTAGTAAATCAGGCACATTGACTTATGAAGGTGCAAACCAAGTGTGTAATGAAGGCTTTGGTATTACTACCGCTGTAGGTATTGGCGGTGATCCTATTATTGGACTTTCTTACTTGCAACTTCTTCCACTGTTTGAAGCAGATCCTGAGACGGAAGCGATCGTTATGATCGGTGAGATCGGAGGCGATCTTGAAATTCAAGCAGCAAAATTTATTAAAGAGCACATTAAAAAGCCTGTCGTTGCTTTTATTGCGGGTCAAACTGCACCAAAAGGTAAACGTATGGGACATGCCGGTGCGATTGTAAGCGGTAGTGCTGGAACAGCAGCAGAAAAAATGGATGCGCTTACAAAAGCAGGAGTTCATGTCGTCAAATCACCTGCTGAGATCGGGAAAAAGATCGCAGAGGTTTTGAAAAAATAA
- a CDS encoding 4Fe-4S dicluster domain-containing protein → MGLITAPSNTPVWVNVSRCKACDICVSMCPAGVLGMIQAPNSTLGSMIEVVAPDSCIGCKDCELHCPDFAIYVADKSEFKFAKLSEASKERAEKSETK, encoded by the coding sequence ATGGGTTTAATTACTGCACCCAGTAATACACCAGTATGGGTTAATGTCTCTAGGTGTAAAGCGTGTGATATTTGTGTCAGTATGTGTCCAGCAGGTGTTTTGGGAATGATTCAAGCACCTAACTCGACATTGGGATCAATGATAGAGGTTGTAGCTCCAGATTCCTGTATTGGATGTAAAGATTGTGAATTACATTGTCCAGATTTTGCTATCTATGTAGCAGATAAAAGTGAATTTAAGTTTGCGAAGCTTTCAGAAGCCTCTAAAGAGAGAGCTGAAAAAAGTGAAACAAAATAA
- a CDS encoding 2-oxoglutarate synthase subunit alpha: MAREVISSGNALVAKAAVECGCKFFGGYPITPSSEIAEDLSKLLPKFGGKFIQMEDEIAGICVALGASMSGTKSMTASSGPGISLKSEQIGYSFITEVPLVIVNVMRGGPSTGLPTRVSQADIGQAKYPTHGDFASISLCPGSLEEAYTETIRAFNIAEKYMTPVFILLDETLGHMHGKAILPDLAEIEKSVVKRAEFTGDPKDYKPYAAAPTEPAVLNPFFKGYHYHVTGLHHGDMGFPTEDGTICEYNIERLVNKIKTKSDDLVHYEEFMLDDADVCIIAYGSISRGAKEAVMKLRQDGIKAGLFRPITLWPSPVAKFQEIGKRFKKIMVTELNMGQYLEEIQRVMKRDDFATLHKANGRPIAPLEMVAKVKEMM; this comes from the coding sequence ATGGCAAGAGAAGTAATATCAAGCGGCAATGCCTTAGTAGCAAAAGCGGCAGTGGAATGTGGATGTAAATTTTTTGGAGGCTATCCTATTACGCCTTCAAGTGAAATTGCTGAGGATTTAAGCAAACTGCTTCCAAAATTTGGTGGAAAATTTATTCAAATGGAAGATGAGATCGCTGGTATCTGTGTAGCACTTGGCGCTTCAATGAGTGGTACCAAGTCGATGACAGCTTCATCAGGACCTGGAATTTCTCTTAAATCAGAGCAAATTGGTTATAGCTTTATCACGGAAGTGCCTTTGGTTATCGTCAATGTTATGCGTGGTGGTCCTTCCACGGGTCTTCCAACGCGTGTTTCTCAAGCAGACATCGGTCAAGCAAAATACCCAACCCATGGTGATTTTGCTTCTATTTCACTCTGCCCTGGTAGTTTAGAAGAAGCCTATACTGAAACTATTAGAGCATTTAACATTGCTGAAAAATACATGACACCGGTTTTTATTCTTTTAGATGAAACATTAGGACACATGCACGGTAAAGCCATTCTTCCTGATCTTGCAGAGATTGAGAAAAGTGTTGTAAAACGTGCCGAATTTACAGGCGATCCAAAAGATTATAAACCTTATGCAGCCGCTCCAACAGAACCTGCGGTTTTAAATCCTTTCTTTAAAGGCTATCATTACCATGTAACAGGTTTACATCATGGTGACATGGGATTTCCTACCGAAGATGGAACGATTTGTGAGTACAATATTGAGCGTTTGGTCAATAAAATTAAAACAAAATCTGATGATTTAGTGCATTACGAAGAGTTTATGCTAGATGATGCGGATGTCTGTATTATTGCCTATGGAAGTATCAGCCGAGGGGCTAAAGAAGCGGTGATGAAACTTCGTCAAGATGGTATCAAAGCGGGTCTATTTAGACCAATTACGCTCTGGCCAAGTCCTGTTGCTAAGTTCCAAGAGATTGGTAAGCGATTTAAAAAAATCATGGTCACTGAGCTTAATATGGGACAATACTTAGAAGAGATTCAGCGTGTGATGAAACGAGATGATTTTGCGACATTGCATAAAGCAAATGGTCGTCCAATCGCTCCACTTGAAATGGTTGCTAAAGTTAAGGAGATGATGTAA
- a CDS encoding 2-oxoglutarate ferredoxin oxidoreductase subunit beta translates to MAFNYDKYLRVDKMPTLWCWGCGDGVILKSVIRAIDTMGWDMNDVCIVSGIGCSGRFSSYIDCNTVHTTHGRAIAYATGIKLANPEKHVVVVTGDGDGLAIGGNHTIHGCRRNIDLNHILINNFIYGLTNSQTSPTTPQGMWTATANYGNVDPTFDAAKLADAAGATFVARESVLDPQKLEKVLVAGFSHKGYSFFDVFSNCHINLGRKNKMGEAVQNLKWIEGRIVGKKKFDLLSDEERVDKFPTGILKQEEGKLEYCDAYDKVIYAAQNKTTVQL, encoded by the coding sequence ATGGCATTTAATTACGATAAATATCTACGTGTAGATAAAATGCCAACCTTATGGTGTTGGGGTTGTGGTGATGGTGTAATTTTAAAATCTGTTATTCGTGCAATCGATACAATGGGTTGGGATATGAATGACGTCTGTATTGTCTCTGGTATCGGCTGTAGCGGACGTTTTAGTTCTTACATTGATTGTAACACGGTTCATACAACGCATGGTCGTGCGATTGCATATGCTACAGGTATTAAACTTGCCAATCCTGAAAAACACGTTGTTGTTGTCACTGGGGATGGTGATGGTTTAGCCATTGGTGGTAACCATACCATTCACGGGTGTCGTAGAAACATCGATCTTAACCATATTCTTATTAACAACTTTATCTATGGTTTGACCAACTCTCAAACGAGCCCAACCACACCACAAGGTATGTGGACAGCAACAGCAAACTACGGTAACGTTGATCCGACATTTGATGCTGCAAAATTAGCTGATGCAGCAGGCGCAACATTTGTTGCTCGTGAATCTGTTTTGGATCCACAAAAACTGGAAAAAGTTTTGGTTGCAGGTTTTTCTCATAAAGGATACTCTTTCTTTGATGTGTTCTCTAACTGCCATATTAACCTTGGACGCAAGAACAAAATGGGTGAAGCAGTTCAGAACCTGAAATGGATTGAAGGTCGCATTGTGGGTAAGAAAAAGTTTGACCTTTTAAGCGATGAAGAGCGTGTGGATAAATTCCCAACAGGTATCCTCAAACAAGAAGAGGGCAAACTCGAATACTGTGATGCATATGACAAAGTCATTTACGCAGCACAAAATAAAACCACAGTACAGCTATAA
- a CDS encoding 2-oxoacid:acceptor oxidoreductase family protein produces MRRQLRFVGVGGQGVILAGEILAVAKIKEGGYGVKASTYTSQVRGGPTKVDILLDESEILFPYANEGEIEFMIATAQVSFNQFKGGVKPGGLIVIEPNLVTVNEEDRKKWKIIEIPLITIAKEEVGNVITQSVVALAITVEMTHVLAHDLVRDVMLSKVPEKVHADNIKAYELGIKYAKEALAKL; encoded by the coding sequence ATGAGAAGACAATTACGTTTTGTAGGTGTAGGTGGTCAGGGTGTTATCTTAGCGGGTGAAATTTTGGCAGTTGCAAAGATCAAAGAGGGTGGATATGGTGTAAAAGCCTCTACCTATACCTCTCAAGTACGTGGTGGACCTACTAAAGTTGATATTTTGCTCGATGAGAGCGAGATCCTTTTCCCATATGCTAATGAAGGTGAGATCGAGTTTATGATCGCTACAGCGCAAGTAAGTTTTAACCAGTTTAAAGGCGGTGTAAAACCAGGCGGTCTCATTGTTATTGAACCAAACTTGGTTACTGTTAACGAGGAAGATCGTAAAAAATGGAAGATTATTGAGATTCCATTGATTACCATTGCGAAAGAAGAGGTTGGAAATGTTATTACTCAGTCTGTCGTTGCCTTGGCAATTACCGTTGAGATGACACATGTTCTAGCACACGATTTAGTCCGTGATGTAATGCTTTCAAAAGTACCAGAAAAAGTTCATGCTGATAATATTAAAGCGTATGAACTTGGGATCAAATACGCCAAAGAAGCGCTCGCTAAACTCTGA
- a CDS encoding ShlB/FhaC/HecB family hemolysin secretion/activation protein, whose translation MRTLKLKSIITLSLATSGLLFGAAPTIGDIEKQVQPLKEVDRGMNNAIPSIPTQELKPVMSDMGGKSVEIKGFKLTGALHVKLELLQELLKPYEGKSYTLGELEKITSLITQKYREEGYFVARAYIPKQSISEGILEIAVIEGNYGAFYLNNSSLVSDTQVQAMLDAIKGDNIVSTSTLERAMLIINDTPGVKVTGADVKPGAEVGTSDFDMTTEATNPYSAYIVGDNYGSKYTGRYRTNVGLSANSPLGYGDKLGINGVMSTTGDLKNGKAYYNFPLMSNGLRGEISASRTTYSLAEEYAALDALGHSTTLEASLIYPMIKSRQETFDISLGYAHKNMKDEVRSTDTVTKKESNAANLTLAYTRSCMLFGLESSTNASMTLTQGNLSFKDDAARALDQAGARTDGDYTKVSGSIEKAILFNPEYSLTTSLRFQKALGNKNLDGSEDFSLGGAYGVRAFPDSEHSAEDGYLLGAELFYALPSVEGVAHKASIFADTGYAKMENPVANSERRQLSDIGLGYQANYKQFFAKAQLARVVGGEKVTSESDHSTKLLLQIGYVY comes from the coding sequence ATGAGAACATTAAAACTAAAAAGCATTATAACCCTATCACTCGCAACAAGCGGACTCCTCTTTGGCGCCGCACCCACGATCGGTGATATAGAAAAACAAGTCCAACCACTCAAAGAGGTAGACCGTGGGATGAATAATGCTATCCCTTCCATCCCCACACAAGAACTAAAACCAGTCATGAGCGATATGGGAGGAAAGAGTGTCGAGATCAAAGGATTTAAACTCACTGGCGCTTTACATGTAAAACTAGAACTTCTCCAAGAACTGTTAAAACCCTACGAAGGTAAAAGCTATACGTTAGGTGAACTCGAAAAGATAACCTCTTTGATTACCCAAAAATACAGAGAAGAAGGCTACTTCGTAGCACGAGCGTATATCCCTAAACAAAGTATAAGTGAAGGTATCTTAGAAATAGCCGTCATTGAAGGAAACTATGGAGCCTTTTATCTTAACAATAGCTCTTTAGTCTCTGATACCCAAGTTCAAGCAATGCTTGATGCTATTAAAGGCGATAATATTGTCAGTACCAGCACCCTAGAGCGAGCCATGCTGATCATCAATGATACTCCTGGTGTGAAAGTCACAGGAGCCGATGTTAAACCAGGAGCAGAAGTAGGAACATCCGACTTTGATATGACCACTGAAGCCACGAATCCTTACAGTGCTTATATTGTAGGGGATAACTATGGCAGTAAATACACAGGACGTTATAGAACCAATGTAGGCTTAAGTGCTAACTCTCCTTTGGGATACGGAGATAAACTAGGCATCAATGGCGTAATGTCTACAACAGGTGATCTTAAAAATGGAAAAGCTTACTATAACTTCCCACTGATGAGTAATGGTCTTAGAGGTGAAATCAGTGCATCAAGAACAACGTACTCCTTAGCAGAAGAGTATGCCGCTTTGGATGCACTCGGTCATTCAACAACATTGGAAGCTTCTTTGATTTATCCGATGATTAAATCACGCCAAGAAACCTTTGATATTAGTTTAGGCTACGCCCATAAAAACATGAAAGATGAAGTGCGCAGTACCGACACGGTGACGAAAAAAGAGTCCAATGCGGCTAATCTAACTTTAGCCTATACACGAAGCTGTATGCTCTTTGGTTTAGAAAGTTCAACCAATGCAAGCATGACACTGACCCAAGGTAATTTAAGTTTTAAAGATGATGCTGCACGTGCCCTCGATCAAGCTGGAGCACGAACGGATGGAGACTATACCAAAGTCAGTGGAAGTATTGAAAAAGCTATTTTATTTAATCCCGAATACTCCCTTACCACAAGCCTAAGATTTCAAAAAGCGCTGGGCAATAAAAACCTTGATGGTTCAGAAGACTTCTCCTTAGGAGGAGCGTATGGGGTAAGAGCTTTTCCAGATAGTGAGCACAGTGCAGAAGATGGTTACCTTCTAGGAGCAGAACTCTTCTATGCCCTTCCAAGTGTTGAAGGTGTCGCTCATAAAGCGAGTATCTTTGCCGATACAGGCTACGCTAAAATGGAAAACCCAGTCGCCAATAGTGAAAGAAGACAGCTCTCCGATATCGGTCTAGGCTACCAAGCAAACTATAAACAGTTCTTTGCGAAGGCTCAACTCGCTAGAGTGGTAGGTGGAGAAAAGGTCACCAGCGAGTCTGATCACTCTACAAAACTCCTTTTACAAATCGGGTATGTTTACTAA